A single genomic interval of Candidatus Bipolaricaulis anaerobius harbors:
- a CDS encoding protein jag: protein MPPQLLDAAREFGVGLLQVMGEEGHVEATAEGEGVYVDLRGVRRLPTDAAFRAALSRVARLYLKSHYGQDVPVVVDVNGELLVHREELARKARDVAGQVVMEGRRIELAPMPADDRRVVHMALADVPGVRTSSVGREPNRRVVVEPATE, encoded by the coding sequence ATGCCCCCCCAGCTCCTTGATGCGGCGCGGGAGTTCGGCGTGGGGCTCTTGCAGGTGATGGGAGAAGAGGGCCACGTCGAGGCTACGGCGGAGGGCGAGGGGGTGTACGTGGATCTGCGTGGGGTGCGACGCCTTCCCACCGACGCTGCGTTCCGCGCTGCCCTCTCCCGCGTTGCGCGCCTGTACCTCAAATCCCACTACGGGCAGGACGTCCCCGTCGTTGTAGACGTCAACGGGGAGCTCCTCGTCCACCGCGAGGAGCTGGCGAGGAAGGCGCGGGATGTGGCGGGCCAGGTGGTTATGGAGGGCCGCCGGATCGAGCTCGCCCCGATGCCCGCCGACGACCGGCGGGTGGTCCACATGGCCCTCGCGGACGTCCCCGGGGTACGGACGTCCTCCGTCGGCCGCGAGCCCAACCGCCGTGTGGTGGTCGAGCCCGCTACCGAGTAA